A genomic stretch from Blastocatellia bacterium includes:
- a CDS encoding polysaccharide pyruvyl transferase family protein produces MSGLIELAKLRWILGARDSRWRPGQKLKLLFAGYNGTRNTGADVRVEEMLRQIRHILGPDKVELSVLTQNFAFSEGYFEGTRQVKLPDVFPPFLIREVPRYHGVVACEGSMFKSKFANALTTMMIGALGIAAAENKISVGYGAEAGAMDPLLMKMVKRYCSQSLIITRNEESAALLGQLGVPTEVGTDTAWTFEPHGPEYGEAVLRRLGWDGKEPVLVLCPINPYWWPVKPSLVKYLAASLMGAYRESQYRTIYFHRWGPDVIEAFDRYLKAWARAVTAFTAKFPAFTLIVAMERLDQPACHRLANLLGGRPVLTSEDYNMYELVSILRKGSLMISSRYHAIVTSMPALVPSAGVTMDERIRNLMRERGHDHLVVEVDDADLEDKLVGMLETLAKDREAIADGIGRTVAKNLKVMARMGVYFEQHVKLCYPEFPTRSGIYSWEDYLPPLSQPLRRLAERYT; encoded by the coding sequence ATGAGCGGGCTTATTGAGCTGGCGAAACTGCGCTGGATTCTTGGCGCTCGCGATTCCCGGTGGCGCCCGGGCCAGAAGCTCAAACTTTTATTCGCGGGTTACAACGGGACGCGCAATACGGGTGCTGATGTGCGCGTGGAGGAGATGCTTCGCCAGATCCGGCATATCCTGGGCCCCGACAAGGTGGAGTTGAGCGTCCTGACGCAAAATTTTGCCTTCAGTGAGGGATATTTTGAAGGCACACGACAGGTCAAATTGCCCGACGTGTTTCCCCCCTTTCTGATCCGCGAGGTCCCCCGGTATCACGGCGTCGTGGCCTGCGAGGGCTCCATGTTCAAGAGCAAGTTCGCCAATGCCCTGACGACGATGATGATTGGAGCGTTGGGCATTGCTGCGGCCGAGAATAAGATCTCCGTCGGCTACGGAGCTGAAGCGGGTGCCATGGATCCGCTGCTCATGAAGATGGTCAAACGCTACTGTAGTCAATCGCTGATCATCACGCGGAATGAGGAGTCAGCGGCGCTACTTGGGCAGCTCGGAGTTCCCACTGAGGTAGGAACGGATACGGCGTGGACCTTCGAGCCTCATGGTCCAGAATACGGAGAAGCCGTCTTACGCCGACTCGGCTGGGATGGAAAGGAGCCTGTTCTGGTCCTCTGTCCGATTAATCCCTATTGGTGGCCCGTCAAGCCGTCCTTGGTAAAATATCTCGCTGCCTCTTTAATGGGTGCTTACCGGGAGAGCCAGTATCGAACGATTTATTTCCATCGCTGGGGACCCGATGTCATTGAGGCATTTGATCGCTATCTGAAGGCGTGGGCAAGGGCTGTCACTGCCTTTACGGCGAAATTCCCCGCCTTCACCCTGATCGTTGCAATGGAGCGCTTGGATCAACCGGCCTGTCATCGGTTGGCCAATCTCCTCGGAGGGCGCCCCGTGCTGACATCGGAGGACTATAACATGTACGAGCTTGTGAGCATCCTCCGAAAGGGGTCGCTGATGATCTCGTCTCGGTATCATGCCATCGTCACCAGTATGCCCGCACTCGTTCCGTCAGCGGGAGTGACGATGGATGAGCGAATCCGAAATCTCATGCGCGAGCGTGGACACGACCATCTTGTCGTCGAGGTTGACGATGCCGATCTTGAGGATAAACTCGTCGGGATGCTGGAGACGCTCGCCAAAGACAGGGAGGCCATCGCCGACGGAATTGGTCGGACGGTAGCGAAGAATTTAAAGGTCATGGCGCGGATGGGAGTGTACTTCGAACAGCACGTTAAGCTGTGCTATCCGGAATTCCCGACGCGCAGCGGCATTTATTCCTGGGAGGACTATCTGCCACCACTCAGTCAACCCTTACGCCGTTTGGCTGAAAGGTACACGTAA